From a single Mesorhizobium shangrilense genomic region:
- the pnp gene encoding polyribonucleotide nucleotidyltransferase codes for MFNYHKVEIEWGGRPLILETGKIARQADGAVLATYGETKVLATVVSMKEPKPGLDFFPLTVNYQEKTYAAGKIPGGYFKREGRPSEKETLVSRLIDRPIRPLFAAGYKNDTQIVVTVVQHDLENDPDILSIVATSAALTLSGVPFMGPVGGARVGYINGEYVLNPHIDEMQESKLDLVVAGTADAVLMVESEAKELGEELMLGAVMFGHKGFQPVIDAIIKLAEVAAKEPRDFTAPDYSALEAEMLKIVGDELSSAYKNVDKQKRYAAVDAVKAKVKAAFAPAEGEEAKYTSEQIGSVFKELQAKVVRWNILDTGSRIDGRDLKTVRKIVSEVGVLPRTHGSALFTRGETQALVVATLGTGEDEQYVDSLTGMYKEKFLLHYNFPPYSVGETGRMGSPGRREIGHGKLAWRAIRPMLPSADQFPYTLRVVSEITESNGSSSMATVCGTSLALMDAGVPLAKPVAGIAMGLIKEGERFAVLSDILGDEDHLGDMDFKVAGTANGITSLQMDIKIDGITEEIMQIALGQAKDGRLHILGEMGHALSGARSELGEFAPRIEVMHIPTDKIRDVIGSGGKVIREIVEKTGAKINIEDDGTVKIASSNAKEIEAAKKWIHTIVAEPEVGEIYEGTVVKTADFGAFVNFFGPRDGLVHISQLANDRVAKTSDVVKEGDKVWVKLMGFDERGKVRLSMKVVDQTTGKELARDKKTEGEENAA; via the coding sequence ATGTTCAATTACCACAAAGTGGAAATCGAGTGGGGCGGCCGTCCGCTCATCCTGGAAACCGGCAAGATCGCCCGTCAGGCTGACGGCGCCGTGCTTGCCACCTACGGCGAGACCAAGGTTCTCGCCACCGTCGTCTCGATGAAGGAGCCGAAGCCAGGTCTCGATTTCTTCCCGCTGACCGTCAACTATCAGGAAAAGACCTACGCCGCCGGCAAGATCCCGGGTGGATATTTCAAGCGCGAAGGCCGTCCGAGCGAGAAGGAAACGCTGGTTTCCCGCCTCATCGACCGCCCGATCCGCCCGCTTTTCGCCGCCGGCTACAAGAACGACACCCAGATCGTCGTCACCGTTGTGCAGCATGACCTCGAGAACGATCCGGACATCCTGTCGATCGTCGCCACCTCGGCGGCGCTGACGCTGTCGGGCGTTCCTTTCATGGGCCCGGTCGGCGGTGCTCGCGTCGGCTACATCAACGGCGAATACGTGCTCAACCCGCACATCGACGAGATGCAGGAATCCAAGCTCGACCTCGTCGTCGCCGGCACCGCCGACGCCGTGCTGATGGTTGAGTCCGAAGCCAAGGAACTTGGCGAAGAGCTGATGCTCGGAGCCGTCATGTTCGGCCACAAGGGCTTCCAGCCGGTCATCGACGCCATCATCAAGCTGGCCGAAGTTGCCGCCAAGGAACCGCGCGATTTCACCGCGCCGGACTATTCCGCGCTTGAAGCCGAGATGCTGAAGATCGTCGGCGACGAACTCAGCTCTGCCTACAAGAATGTCGACAAGCAGAAGCGCTACGCCGCCGTCGACGCCGTCAAGGCCAAGGTCAAGGCAGCGTTTGCCCCGGCCGAAGGCGAAGAGGCCAAGTACACGTCCGAGCAGATCGGCTCGGTATTCAAGGAACTCCAGGCCAAGGTCGTGCGCTGGAACATCCTCGACACCGGCTCGCGCATCGATGGTCGTGACCTCAAGACCGTCCGCAAGATCGTCTCCGAAGTTGGCGTCCTGCCGCGCACGCACGGTTCGGCGCTGTTCACCCGCGGCGAGACCCAGGCGCTGGTCGTTGCCACGCTAGGCACCGGCGAGGACGAGCAGTATGTCGATTCGCTGACCGGCATGTACAAGGAGAAGTTCCTCCTTCACTACAACTTCCCTCCCTACTCCGTCGGTGAGACCGGCCGCATGGGTTCGCCGGGTCGCCGCGAAATCGGCCACGGCAAGCTCGCCTGGCGCGCTATCCGCCCGATGCTGCCGAGCGCTGACCAGTTCCCCTACACGCTGCGCGTCGTCTCGGAGATCACCGAGTCCAACGGTTCATCGTCGATGGCCACCGTCTGCGGCACCTCGCTGGCGCTGATGGATGCCGGCGTTCCGCTGGCGAAGCCCGTCGCTGGTATCGCCATGGGCCTGATCAAGGAAGGCGAGCGCTTCGCCGTTCTCTCCGACATCCTTGGCGACGAGGATCACCTCGGCGACATGGACTTCAAGGTCGCCGGCACCGCCAACGGCATCACCTCGCTGCAGATGGACATCAAGATCGATGGCATCACCGAGGAGATCATGCAGATCGCGCTTGGCCAGGCCAAGGACGGCCGCCTGCATATCCTCGGCGAAATGGGCCATGCGCTCTCCGGCGCGCGCTCGGAACTCGGTGAGTTCGCACCGCGCATCGAGGTCATGCACATCCCGACCGACAAGATCCGCGACGTGATTGGTTCGGGCGGCAAGGTCATCCGCGAGATCGTCGAAAAGACCGGCGCCAAGATCAACATCGAGGACGACGGTACGGTCAAGATCGCTTCGTCGAACGCCAAGGAGATCGAGGCGGCCAAGAAGTGGATCCACACCATCGTTGCCGAGCCGGAAGTCGGCGAGATCTACGAAGGCACGGTCGTCAAGACCGCCGACTTCGGCGCCTTCGTCAACTTCTTCGGCCCGCGTGACGGCCTCGTCCACATCTCGCAGCTTGCCAACGACCGGGTCGCCAAGACCTCCGACGTCGTCAAGGAAGGCGACAAGGTCTGGGTCAAGCTGATGGGCTTCGACGAGCGCGGCAAGGTCCGCCTGTCGATGAAGGTCGTCGACCAGACCACCGGCAAGGAACTCGCCCGCGACAAGAAGACCGAAGGCGAAGAAAACGCCGCCTGA
- the truB gene encoding tRNA pseudouridine(55) synthase TruB, protein MGRRGKKKGRPISGWLVLDKPVGMGSTEAVSKIKWLFQADKAGHAGTLDPLASGMLPIALGEATKTVPYVQDGAKIYRFTVAWGEERSTDDLEGPATKSSEQRPSETDVRALLPKYTGVIMQTPPQFSAIKIAGERAYDLAREGETVDIPAREVEIGRLEIIEHGADHTIFEIECGKGTYVRSLARDMGRDLGCFGHISELRRVEVDPFTAEDFVTLAELEAARFGKPGDEPAESVEADDAVDVPVDFSAIDALLVDTSAALDCLPQVAISDDAATKIRLGNPVIIRGRDAPVEAEEACATARGKLVAIGAIEQGMFKPKRVFAG, encoded by the coding sequence GTGGGGCGCCGCGGCAAGAAGAAGGGTCGGCCGATTTCGGGCTGGCTGGTACTGGACAAGCCGGTCGGCATGGGTTCGACCGAAGCCGTCTCCAAGATCAAATGGCTGTTCCAGGCGGACAAGGCCGGCCATGCCGGCACGCTTGATCCCCTGGCGTCCGGCATGCTGCCGATCGCGCTTGGCGAGGCCACCAAGACCGTGCCCTACGTGCAGGACGGCGCCAAGATCTATCGTTTCACGGTTGCCTGGGGCGAGGAGCGCTCGACCGACGATCTCGAAGGCCCGGCGACCAAAAGTTCGGAGCAACGCCCCTCCGAGACGGATGTTCGTGCGTTGCTGCCAAAATACACCGGCGTCATCATGCAGACGCCGCCGCAGTTCTCGGCCATCAAGATCGCCGGTGAACGCGCCTACGATCTCGCCCGCGAAGGCGAGACGGTCGACATTCCAGCGCGCGAAGTCGAGATCGGCCGTCTGGAGATCATCGAGCATGGCGCCGACCACACCATTTTCGAGATCGAATGCGGCAAGGGCACCTATGTGCGCTCGCTGGCCCGCGACATGGGTCGCGACCTCGGCTGTTTCGGCCATATTTCCGAACTCCGCCGGGTCGAGGTCGACCCGTTCACAGCCGAGGATTTTGTCACGCTGGCCGAACTCGAGGCCGCTCGTTTTGGCAAACCAGGCGATGAACCCGCGGAATCGGTGGAGGCGGATGACGCAGTAGACGTGCCCGTCGACTTCAGCGCCATCGACGCGCTGCTGGTCGATACATCCGCCGCACTCGACTGCTTGCCGCAGGTCGCGATCAGCGATGATGCCGCGACCAAGATCCGTCTCGGCAATCCGGTGATCATCCGTGGTCGCGATGCCCCGGTCGAAGCCGAAGAAGCCTGCGCCACGGCACGCGGCAAGCTTGTGGCCATCGGCGCCATCGAGCAGGGCATGTTCAAGCCAAAGCGGGTTTTCGCCGGGTGA
- the rbfA gene encoding 30S ribosome-binding factor RbfA, translating into MPRPTTSSPSQRMLRVAEQVRHALSETLQRGEIIDPLIENTVVSVSEVRMSPDLKVATAFVSPLGAKDTDAVVAALNKHAKFVRGRVSGALRQMKFMPEFRFKLDTSFDNFAKINTLLKSPEVARDLSEDDDKDTE; encoded by the coding sequence ATGCCCCGTCCAACCACATCAAGTCCATCCCAGCGCATGCTGCGCGTCGCCGAACAGGTGCGCCATGCCCTGTCCGAAACCTTGCAGCGCGGCGAGATCATCGATCCGCTGATCGAGAACACTGTGGTTTCGGTCTCGGAAGTGCGCATGTCGCCCGACCTGAAGGTCGCCACGGCCTTCGTCTCGCCGCTCGGCGCCAAGGATACCGATGCCGTGGTGGCGGCGCTGAACAAGCATGCGAAATTCGTGCGGGGCCGCGTCTCCGGTGCGCTCCGGCAGATGAAGTTCATGCCTGAGTTTCGCTTCAAGCTCGACACCTCGTTCGACAATTTCGCCAAGATCAACACCTTGCTGAAGTCGCCCGAAGTTGCGCGCGATCTCTCCGAGGACGACGACAAGGACACTGAATAG
- a CDS encoding class I SAM-dependent methyltransferase: MSGEATKTLFHPFEAQAISMPGKGECALFLGAEPGFRLPDGFEAEIHLVQGFRPYFRALQTSGRIITPQGEGTGFDVALVLAGRHRGQNELRIAEALERVAAGGLVVVAGGKDEGIASLRKRLGELVPLDGHMPKYHGTAFWFRRPADAVAAATLRAANPAPRVDGRFTTNPGMFSFDRIDVGSKLLVDNLPADLRGHVADFCSGWGYLAAETLARSPAISAIDLHEADFASLEAAKANLADVAQSVARNFFWVDLLSEPVERRYDAIVMNPPFHRSRAAEPEIGAGMIRAAAKALKPGGRLFMVANRQLPYEPVLAAAFSSHAEIARDGMFKVLSARR; the protein is encoded by the coding sequence ATGTCCGGCGAAGCGACGAAGACACTGTTCCATCCATTCGAGGCGCAAGCCATCTCGATGCCGGGCAAGGGCGAGTGCGCTCTCTTCCTGGGCGCGGAACCCGGCTTTCGGCTGCCTGACGGCTTCGAGGCCGAAATCCATCTGGTACAGGGCTTCCGACCCTATTTTCGGGCGCTGCAGACATCCGGCCGGATCATCACGCCGCAAGGCGAAGGCACGGGTTTCGATGTGGCGCTCGTGCTTGCCGGGCGCCATCGCGGACAAAACGAACTGCGTATCGCGGAAGCGCTTGAGCGTGTGGCGGCCGGTGGGTTGGTCGTTGTCGCTGGCGGCAAGGATGAGGGCATCGCCAGCCTGCGCAAGCGTCTCGGCGAGCTTGTGCCGCTTGACGGCCATATGCCGAAATACCACGGCACCGCCTTCTGGTTTCGCCGTCCGGCGGATGCCGTGGCCGCCGCCACGCTTCGCGCCGCCAATCCCGCTCCGCGGGTCGACGGCCGTTTCACGACAAATCCCGGCATGTTTTCCTTCGACCGGATCGATGTCGGTTCGAAACTGCTGGTCGATAACCTGCCTGCCGACCTGCGCGGCCACGTCGCTGATTTCTGCTCTGGCTGGGGTTATCTGGCGGCGGAGACGTTGGCGCGGTCACCGGCCATCTCCGCGATTGACCTGCATGAGGCTGACTTCGCTTCACTGGAAGCGGCAAAAGCCAATCTTGCGGATGTCGCCCAATCGGTTGCAAGAAATTTCTTCTGGGTCGATCTGCTGAGCGAGCCGGTTGAGCGGCGCTACGATGCCATCGTCATGAACCCGCCATTCCATCGCAGCCGCGCGGCCGAGCCCGAGATTGGTGCCGGCATGATCCGCGCGGCGGCGAAGGCCTTGAAGCCGGGCGGGCGGCTGTTCATGGTCGCGAACCGCCAGTTGCCCTACGAGCCGGTGCTGGCGGCGGCCTTCTCCAGCCATGCCGAGATCGCCCGAGACGGCATGTTCAAGGTGCTTTCCGCGCGCCGCTGA
- the fabB gene encoding beta-ketoacyl-ACP synthase I — MRRVVVTGLGIVSSIGNNANEVQTSLHDAKSGISFSDSFAEHGFRCQVWGAPTLDPSEMIDRRAMRFLSKGAAWNHVAMDQAIADAGLGESDITNERTGIVMGSGGPSTRTIVEAAETTLKNGSPKRIGPFAVPKAMSSTASATLATWFKIHGVNYSISSACSTSAHCIGNAYELIQWGKQDMVFAGGHEDLDWTMSDLFDAMGAMSSKFNDRASSASRAYDVNRDGFVIAGGAGVLVVEELEHAKARGAKIYAEIVGYGATSDGYDMVAPSGEGAIRCMRQALSTVSGPVDYINTHGTSTPVGDSKEMGAIREVFGQDMPHITSTKSLTGHSLGAAGVQESIYSILMMQGGFIGESAHIENLDPEFEGMPIVRKRIDNAKIDTVLSNSFGFGGTNATLVFQRYSA, encoded by the coding sequence ATGAGACGGGTCGTAGTCACAGGCCTCGGCATTGTGTCGTCAATCGGCAACAATGCCAACGAGGTGCAGACCTCGCTCCACGATGCCAAATCCGGCATCAGCTTCTCCGATTCCTTTGCCGAACATGGCTTCCGCTGCCAGGTCTGGGGCGCACCGACGCTCGACCCGTCCGAAATGATCGACCGTCGTGCGATGCGCTTCCTGTCAAAGGGTGCTGCCTGGAATCACGTCGCCATGGATCAGGCGATCGCGGACGCGGGCCTTGGCGAGAGCGACATCACCAACGAGCGCACCGGCATCGTCATGGGCTCGGGCGGACCGTCCACCCGCACTATTGTCGAAGCGGCCGAGACCACGCTCAAGAACGGCAGCCCCAAGCGCATCGGTCCGTTCGCCGTACCTAAGGCGATGTCGTCGACCGCATCGGCGACGCTTGCCACATGGTTCAAGATCCACGGCGTCAACTATTCGATCTCGTCGGCCTGTTCGACCTCGGCACATTGCATCGGCAATGCCTACGAACTGATCCAGTGGGGCAAGCAGGACATGGTCTTTGCCGGCGGTCATGAGGATCTCGACTGGACGATGTCCGACCTGTTCGACGCGATGGGCGCCATGTCGTCGAAGTTCAACGACCGGGCGTCTTCCGCCTCACGCGCCTATGACGTCAACCGCGACGGCTTCGTCATTGCCGGCGGCGCCGGCGTGCTGGTTGTGGAAGAACTCGAACACGCCAAGGCGCGCGGCGCCAAGATCTACGCCGAGATCGTCGGCTATGGTGCGACCTCTGACGGCTACGACATGGTGGCGCCCTCTGGCGAAGGCGCTATTCGTTGCATGCGGCAGGCCTTGTCGACAGTGTCCGGACCGGTCGACTACATCAACACGCACGGCACCTCGACGCCGGTCGGCGACTCCAAGGAAATGGGCGCCATCCGCGAGGTGTTCGGCCAAGACATGCCGCATATCACTTCGACGAAATCGCTGACCGGCCACTCGCTGGGCGCCGCCGGTGTGCAGGAATCGATCTACTCGATCCTGATGATGCAAGGCGGCTTCATCGGCGAGAGCGCTCATATCGAGAACCTCGATCCCGAATTCGAGGGCATGCCGATCGTGCGGAAGCGCATCGACAACGCCAAGATCGACACGGTGTTGTCGAACTCGTTCGGCTTCGGCGGCACCAACGCAACGCTCGTTTTCCAGCGCTATTCCGCATAA
- the fabI gene encoding enoyl-ACP reductase FabI — translation MDGLMKGKRGLVMGVANDHSIAWGIAKKLSEHGAELAFTYQGDAFGRRVKPLAEKLGASQIIPCDVEDSASVAATFETLGNSWGGLDFIVHAIGFSDKNELKGLYADTSRDNFVRTMVISCYSFTEVARHAAALMKDGGSMITLTYAGSVRVMPNYNVMGVAKAGLEASVRYLANDYGPRGIRVNGISAGPVRTLAGAGISDARHMFSYQQRNSPLRRTVTIDEVGGSALYLLSDLSSGVTGEIHYVDSGYHIVSMPTLDELKQTDGGRE, via the coding sequence ATGGACGGATTGATGAAGGGCAAGCGCGGGCTTGTCATGGGCGTCGCCAACGATCATTCGATCGCCTGGGGCATTGCCAAAAAACTGTCCGAACATGGGGCGGAACTCGCTTTTACATATCAGGGCGACGCCTTCGGGCGCCGGGTCAAGCCGCTCGCCGAGAAGCTTGGTGCGTCCCAGATCATTCCCTGTGACGTCGAGGACAGCGCATCGGTAGCCGCCACCTTCGAGACCCTGGGAAACAGCTGGGGCGGGCTGGACTTCATCGTCCACGCCATCGGCTTTTCCGACAAGAACGAGCTGAAAGGCCTCTACGCCGACACCAGTCGTGACAATTTCGTCCGCACCATGGTTATCTCCTGCTATTCCTTCACCGAAGTGGCCCGCCATGCCGCCGCCTTGATGAAAGACGGTGGCTCGATGATCACGCTGACCTATGCTGGATCCGTCCGTGTCATGCCCAACTACAACGTCATGGGCGTCGCCAAGGCCGGCCTGGAAGCCAGCGTGCGATATCTCGCCAACGACTACGGTCCGCGCGGGATCAGGGTGAACGGCATATCCGCCGGACCGGTGCGCACGCTCGCTGGCGCGGGGATTTCCGATGCACGCCACATGTTCTCCTACCAGCAGCGCAACTCGCCGCTGCGCCGCACGGTGACCATCGACGAGGTCGGCGGTTCGGCCCTTTATCTCCTGTCCGATCTGTCTTCCGGCGTCACCGGCGAAATCCACTATGTCGATTCCGGCTATCATATTGTTTCGATGCCGACCCTCGACGAATTGAAGCAGACCGACGGCGGACGGGAATAG
- a CDS encoding putative bifunctional diguanylate cyclase/phosphodiesterase: protein MQAVGNPKRTPIFRLLTIASSGMGSFVLGLWGLKYSFGGNLAGMPVSTMICIMAALCALAAAGASLSFFAGVDESAEYVFKETHFDKLTGLLARPAMVGKIAEAACATSKTGEPVYLIDIDIDRFKQINDAIGYSQGDELIRAFTKRLKTCLPESAVIGRIGAGEFAVLLPDLAIQGSMEGTVEKIIDEMMEPYQLSSHLQSVSLSVGIVAMPKDGVDPVLILRRSNLALQNARAGGVGNWSIFHTDMGRVADHRQWIESELNTAFDRGDFDLHYQPQLDLPTGRVIGYEALIRWNHPERGMIPPMEFIPIAEETGMIGPIGEWVLHKACSDARHLPDDCFVAVNISPVQFMTRDFVGIVRDTMASTGIKPSRLELEVTETAMMQDRDRAAIILRQLAEMGISVAVDDFGTGYSNLSYLIDFSFGKLKIDRSFVSRIDTDSSSGAVVSTIVGLSRALGVSIIAEGVETENQATLLRAAGCEVVQGYLFGRPAPLKIGLREVHAAQGARELLVANMH, encoded by the coding sequence ATGCAAGCTGTCGGTAACCCGAAGCGAACACCGATATTCCGGCTGCTGACCATCGCAAGCTCGGGAATGGGCAGCTTCGTTCTCGGCCTCTGGGGCCTGAAGTACAGCTTCGGCGGTAACCTTGCCGGCATGCCGGTGAGCACGATGATCTGCATCATGGCCGCCCTTTGCGCGCTAGCCGCCGCGGGTGCCTCCTTGTCGTTCTTTGCCGGCGTCGATGAATCGGCGGAATATGTCTTCAAGGAAACCCATTTCGACAAGCTGACCGGCCTGCTGGCACGACCGGCGATGGTCGGCAAGATCGCCGAAGCCGCGTGCGCCACCAGCAAGACCGGTGAACCGGTGTATCTCATCGACATCGACATCGACCGCTTCAAGCAGATCAACGACGCAATCGGCTACAGCCAGGGCGACGAACTGATCCGCGCCTTCACGAAGCGACTGAAGACCTGCCTGCCCGAGAGCGCGGTGATCGGGCGCATCGGCGCCGGCGAGTTCGCGGTGCTGCTGCCCGACCTTGCAATCCAGGGATCGATGGAAGGCACCGTCGAGAAGATCATCGACGAGATGATGGAGCCCTATCAGCTCAGTTCCCACCTGCAATCGGTCAGCCTGTCGGTGGGCATCGTTGCGATGCCCAAGGACGGCGTCGATCCTGTGCTCATCCTGCGCCGCTCCAATCTGGCGCTGCAGAATGCGCGCGCCGGCGGTGTCGGCAACTGGTCGATCTTCCACACCGACATGGGCCGGGTCGCCGACCATCGCCAATGGATCGAATCCGAGCTGAACACAGCCTTCGATCGGGGCGACTTCGACCTCCACTATCAGCCGCAACTCGACCTACCGACCGGCCGGGTTATTGGCTACGAGGCGCTGATCCGCTGGAACCATCCGGAACGCGGCATGATACCGCCGATGGAGTTCATTCCGATCGCCGAGGAAACCGGCATGATCGGTCCCATCGGCGAGTGGGTGTTGCACAAGGCCTGTAGCGATGCCCGGCATCTGCCGGATGACTGTTTCGTCGCCGTCAACATCTCTCCGGTGCAGTTCATGACCAGGGATTTCGTCGGCATCGTGCGCGACACGATGGCAAGCACCGGCATCAAGCCGTCCAGGCTGGAGCTGGAAGTGACCGAGACGGCGATGATGCAGGACCGCGACCGCGCCGCGATCATCCTGCGCCAGCTTGCCGAGATGGGCATTTCGGTCGCCGTCGACGATTTCGGCACCGGCTATTCCAACCTCAGCTACCTGATCGACTTTTCGTTCGGCAAGCTGAAGATCGATCGCTCCTTCGTCAGCCGTATCGACACGGATTCGAGCTCGGGCGCGGTCGTCTCGACCATCGTCGGACTTTCACGAGCGCTCGGCGTCAGTATCATCGCTGAAGGTGTCGAGACCGAGAACCAGGCGACACTGCTCCGGGCCGCCGGCTGCGAAGTGGTCCAGGGCTACCTGTTCGGCCGCCCGGCACCGCTCAAGATCGGGCTTCGCGAGGTGCACGCAGCGCAAGGCGCTCGCGAGCTTCTCGTCGCCAACATGCATTGA
- the rpsO gene encoding 30S ribosomal protein S15: MSITAERKKELMGEFATAKGDTGSPEVQVAILSERIKNLTDHFKDHKKDNHSRRGLLALVSQRRSLLDYLKRKDDARYQTLIEKLGLRR, encoded by the coding sequence ATGTCGATTACTGCCGAGCGCAAAAAAGAATTGATGGGTGAATTCGCAACCGCCAAGGGCGATACCGGGTCTCCGGAAGTCCAGGTGGCCATCCTTTCCGAGCGCATCAAGAACCTGACCGACCACTTCAAGGACCACAAGAAGGATAACCATTCCCGCCGTGGTCTGCTCGCTCTCGTCTCCCAGCGCCGTAGCCTGCTTGATTATCTCAAGCGCAAGGACGACGCGCGCTACCAGACGCTGATCGAGAAGCTCGGTCTGCGCCGCTGA